A genomic window from Rhodococcus sp. KBS0724 includes:
- a CDS encoding alkaline phosphatase family protein has product MSLELSRRNVLIGGSVLAGTALLGAPANAGVPTGGGLLDGGLPDVDVYVMVVDGMRPDELRADLTPMLTGLAAGGVHYPNASAINIAETLPNHTAMMTGVYPARSGVPANSVYDPAIDKKRDLDRASDLQTSTVLDRVRTELGLTTASVLSKQYLHGLFGDRASVVWDPQPLLPGTEHAPDNFTIDALMRIVGESSPRLSFTNLGDVDRVGHLDLSGPSIRIARTAALQNTDNQVRRFVDFLHSTGRWNRSVLIVLADHSMDWSEPTRLIGLDRPLNADPLLSGKIRIAQNGGADLIYFVGPDQERVEAVRRIQEIVGAVDGVESSHLPAEFNLGDNAGDVVAFCAQGWRFSDPTPLSNPIPGNHGHSVTLPIPFFLSGGHPALDGGRRVDTPVRTIDVAPTVAALFGLPAPAGGWDGAARTAGIQVGV; this is encoded by the coding sequence GTGAGCCTCGAACTCTCGCGCCGCAACGTCTTGATCGGCGGAAGTGTACTTGCGGGAACAGCTTTGCTCGGTGCGCCGGCGAATGCGGGCGTACCTACAGGTGGCGGACTTCTTGATGGCGGACTACCTGACGTCGACGTCTACGTCATGGTTGTCGACGGTATGCGCCCGGACGAACTGCGAGCGGATCTCACACCGATGCTGACCGGTCTGGCTGCCGGTGGTGTTCACTACCCCAATGCCAGCGCGATCAACATCGCCGAGACGCTTCCCAACCACACGGCGATGATGACCGGCGTGTACCCCGCGCGTTCGGGTGTGCCGGCCAATTCCGTCTACGACCCGGCGATCGACAAGAAGCGTGATCTCGATCGGGCTTCGGATCTGCAGACGTCGACGGTCCTCGACCGCGTGCGCACCGAGCTCGGATTGACCACTGCGAGTGTGCTGTCCAAGCAATACCTGCACGGGTTGTTCGGTGATCGTGCGTCCGTCGTCTGGGATCCGCAGCCACTGCTTCCCGGCACCGAGCATGCCCCGGACAATTTCACGATCGACGCGTTGATGAGGATCGTCGGCGAAAGCTCACCGCGGTTGTCGTTCACCAACCTCGGCGACGTGGACCGTGTTGGTCACCTTGATCTTTCGGGACCGTCGATTCGGATCGCGCGTACCGCCGCACTGCAGAACACCGACAATCAGGTGCGACGCTTTGTCGACTTCCTTCACAGCACCGGACGGTGGAATCGAAGCGTCCTCATTGTGCTGGCCGATCATTCGATGGACTGGTCGGAGCCGACGCGTCTCATCGGGCTTGATCGCCCTCTCAACGCAGATCCGTTGTTGTCCGGAAAGATCCGCATCGCGCAGAACGGTGGCGCCGATCTGATCTACTTCGTGGGACCGGATCAGGAACGGGTAGAGGCTGTTCGACGCATTCAGGAAATTGTCGGCGCCGTCGACGGCGTCGAATCGAGCCATCTTCCAGCAGAATTCAATCTCGGTGACAATGCCGGTGACGTTGTTGCGTTCTGCGCGCAGGGGTGGCGGTTCAGTGATCCGACACCGCTGTCCAACCCGATTCCGGGTAACCACGGCCACTCGGTGACGCTGCCGATTCCGTTCTTCCTCAGCGGTGGTCACCCGGCACTCGACGGCGGTCGCCGCGTCGATACTCCGGTACGCACGATCGATGTGGCACCGACAGTCGCGGCGCTCTTCGGTCTTCCGGCACCGGCCGGAGGATGGGACGGCGCCGCTCGCACCGCGGGTATTCAGGTAGGTGTCTAG
- a CDS encoding alkaline phosphatase: MHTNAFDRITRRGLLQSSAALAGAVGLGVASANRASAEVAVGFNHGVASGDPLPDAVIIWTRITPTADATPGSGIGPAVTLNWQVATDEGFATVVASGSVVASAGSDHTAKVDVTGLDSSTTYWYRFTAGSVLSPTGRTRTAPSNSADIDRMRFGVVSCSNWEAGYFGAYRHLGFREDLDAIIHLGDYIYEYGQGEYGAKNGSVRLHEPAHEIISLADYRIRHAQYKTDPDLAALHLKLPFIATWDDHESADNAFRDGAENHTPGVEGEWADRKANSAKAYFEWMPVRPSGSGSNVQLYRRFRFGNLAEISMLDLRTYRDEQPTLRQVDDPNRTITGRAQMDWLTSGIVTSPAQWKIVGNPVMITPCVFPPLEPATTAALTELVGLPQAGFPYNTDQWDGYTADRTRLFDAITANNVDNTVFITGDIHTSWACDLPTNAANYPGGPTVGAEFVVPSVTSPNIDDMLKVPPRTVSLAAEEAFKAVNRHVRYVELDSHGYGVFDIARDGTQMDWYYVDNVTDPQSNAHYATSYRLPAGARSRVAPSFSPLDPNSYRPGVNQ; encoded by the coding sequence GTGCACACGAATGCCTTTGATCGAATAACCAGACGTGGCCTCCTGCAGAGTTCGGCAGCGCTGGCCGGTGCAGTGGGCCTCGGTGTCGCCTCGGCCAACCGCGCGAGTGCCGAGGTGGCTGTGGGCTTCAACCACGGAGTCGCGTCCGGTGACCCGCTGCCGGACGCGGTGATCATCTGGACGCGTATCACTCCCACAGCGGATGCGACCCCGGGTTCGGGAATCGGGCCCGCAGTGACGCTGAACTGGCAGGTCGCGACCGATGAGGGGTTCGCGACAGTCGTGGCGTCGGGAAGTGTCGTGGCTTCAGCTGGGTCGGACCACACGGCCAAAGTTGATGTGACGGGCCTCGATTCGTCCACCACGTACTGGTACCGATTCACCGCCGGTTCGGTGCTCTCACCCACCGGACGGACTCGCACCGCTCCGTCGAATTCGGCGGACATCGATCGGATGCGCTTCGGAGTTGTCTCCTGTTCCAACTGGGAGGCAGGATATTTCGGTGCCTATCGTCATCTCGGGTTCCGGGAGGACCTCGACGCGATCATCCACTTGGGCGATTACATCTACGAATACGGCCAGGGCGAATACGGCGCCAAGAACGGATCCGTACGTCTGCACGAACCGGCGCATGAAATCATTTCCCTGGCGGACTACCGAATCCGGCACGCGCAGTACAAGACCGACCCGGACCTTGCCGCTCTGCATCTGAAACTGCCGTTCATCGCGACGTGGGACGATCACGAATCGGCCGACAACGCGTTCCGCGACGGCGCCGAAAACCACACTCCCGGCGTCGAAGGCGAGTGGGCGGATCGTAAGGCCAACTCGGCCAAGGCCTACTTCGAGTGGATGCCGGTTCGGCCCTCCGGCAGTGGTTCGAACGTTCAACTGTACCGGCGGTTCCGCTTCGGAAACCTGGCAGAAATCTCGATGCTGGATCTGCGCACGTACCGCGACGAGCAGCCCACATTGCGTCAGGTCGACGACCCGAATCGCACCATTACCGGACGCGCGCAAATGGATTGGCTCACCAGCGGTATCGTCACCTCGCCTGCGCAGTGGAAGATCGTCGGTAATCCCGTCATGATCACGCCGTGCGTATTTCCGCCGCTCGAACCGGCAACGACGGCGGCCCTGACCGAATTGGTCGGCCTTCCTCAGGCGGGTTTCCCGTACAACACCGATCAGTGGGACGGGTACACCGCCGACCGCACGCGACTGTTCGACGCCATCACCGCGAACAACGTTGACAACACGGTCTTCATCACCGGAGACATTCACACGTCGTGGGCGTGCGACCTGCCCACCAACGCCGCCAACTATCCGGGTGGACCGACCGTCGGCGCGGAGTTCGTTGTTCCGTCGGTGACCTCTCCCAACATCGATGACATGTTGAAGGTGCCGCCGCGCACCGTTTCCCTTGCGGCGGAAGAAGCGTTCAAGGCGGTCAATCGCCACGTTCGGTACGTCGAACTGGATTCGCACGGCTACGGTGTATTCGACATCGCCCGCGATGGTACCCAGATGGATTGGTACTACGTGGACAACGTCACCGATCCACAGAGCAACGCCCATTACGCAACCAGTTACCGGCTGCCTGCCGGTGCCCGAAGCAGGGTTGCGCCGTCCTTCAGTCCGCTCGACCCGAACTCGTACCGACCAGGAGTCAACCAGTGA
- the ilvD gene encoding dihydroxy-acid dehydratase, whose protein sequence is MTEPDIKPRSRDVTDGLEKTAARGMLRAVGMGDDDWVKSQIGVASSWNEITPCNLSLDRLAKAVKEGVREGGGFPLEFGTISVSDGISMGHEGMHFSLVSREVIADSVETVMQAERLDGSVLLAGCDKSLPGMLMAAARLDLASVFLYAGSTLPGVAKLSDGSEREVTVIDAFEAVGACARGLMSREDVDIIERSICPGEGACGGMYTANTMASAAEAMGMSIPGSASPPAPDRRRDGFARESGKAVVELLRRGITTRDILTKEAFENAIAVVMAFGGSTNAVLHLLAIAHEAYVPLTLDDFARVGAKVPHLADVKPFGKHVMTDVDRIGGVPVIMKALLDAGLMHGDCLTVTGRTVAENLAHITPPDPDGKVLRAMNKPIHPTGGITILKGSLAPGGAVVKSAGFESDVFTGTARVFERERAAMDALEDGTITAGDVVVIRYEGPKGGPGMREMLAITGAIKGAGLGKDVLLLTDGRFSGGTTGLCVGHVAPEAVDGGPIAFVRDGDQIRLDVSTGLLELLVDDAELVARKEGWEPLPPRYTRGVLAKYTKLVGSASGGAVCG, encoded by the coding sequence ATGACCGAACCCGACATCAAGCCCAGAAGTCGTGACGTCACCGACGGACTGGAAAAGACCGCAGCGCGAGGCATGTTGCGTGCAGTAGGAATGGGTGACGACGACTGGGTCAAGTCGCAGATCGGCGTCGCCTCATCGTGGAACGAGATCACCCCCTGCAACCTTTCCCTCGACCGCCTGGCCAAAGCTGTCAAGGAAGGCGTCCGGGAGGGCGGTGGATTCCCTCTCGAATTCGGCACCATTTCCGTTTCCGACGGTATTTCGATGGGTCACGAAGGTATGCACTTCTCCCTCGTCTCTCGAGAAGTGATCGCGGACAGTGTGGAAACCGTCATGCAGGCCGAGCGCCTCGACGGCTCGGTCCTCCTCGCCGGCTGCGACAAATCACTGCCGGGCATGCTCATGGCGGCGGCTCGCCTCGACCTCGCCAGCGTGTTCCTCTACGCCGGTTCCACGTTGCCTGGCGTCGCAAAACTGTCCGACGGCAGTGAACGCGAAGTCACCGTCATCGACGCCTTCGAAGCTGTCGGTGCGTGTGCCCGCGGGTTGATGAGCCGCGAAGACGTCGACATCATCGAGCGCTCCATCTGCCCGGGCGAGGGTGCGTGCGGCGGTATGTACACCGCAAACACCATGGCCAGTGCTGCGGAGGCCATGGGCATGTCGATACCCGGCAGCGCGTCGCCGCCGGCGCCGGACCGTCGACGTGACGGGTTCGCTCGCGAGAGCGGCAAAGCCGTCGTCGAACTCCTTCGTCGGGGAATCACTACCAGGGACATCCTCACCAAGGAAGCGTTCGAGAACGCGATAGCGGTGGTCATGGCTTTCGGTGGTTCCACCAACGCGGTGCTCCATCTCCTCGCGATCGCACACGAAGCGTACGTCCCGCTGACGCTCGACGATTTTGCTCGCGTCGGAGCCAAGGTTCCGCATCTCGCCGACGTGAAGCCTTTCGGAAAACACGTCATGACCGACGTCGACCGCATCGGCGGAGTTCCCGTCATCATGAAGGCGTTGCTCGACGCCGGTCTCATGCACGGCGATTGCCTGACGGTCACCGGTAGGACCGTGGCGGAGAATCTGGCGCACATCACCCCACCCGATCCGGACGGCAAGGTTCTGCGGGCGATGAACAAGCCCATTCACCCGACCGGCGGCATCACGATCCTCAAGGGCTCGTTGGCTCCCGGCGGCGCGGTCGTCAAGTCCGCCGGCTTCGAGTCCGACGTATTCACCGGCACTGCACGCGTTTTCGAACGCGAACGGGCCGCTATGGACGCGCTCGAGGACGGCACCATCACCGCCGGCGATGTTGTGGTGATCCGGTACGAAGGCCCCAAGGGCGGCCCGGGAATGCGCGAGATGCTGGCCATTACCGGCGCTATCAAGGGCGCCGGCCTGGGTAAAGACGTCCTGCTGCTGACCGACGGACGATTCTCCGGCGGAACCACCGGCCTGTGCGTCGGGCACGTCGCGCCGGAGGCTGTGGACGGCGGACCCATCGCGTTTGTTCGTGACGGCGATCAGATCCGGCTCGACGTCAGTACCGGTCTGCTGGAACTTCTTGTCGACGACGCGGAACTGGTTGCCCGCAAAGAAGGTTGGGAGCCGTTGCCCCCGCGCTACACGCGCGGCGTGCTGGCGAAGTACACCAAGCTGGTGGGATCAGCGTCAGGTGGAGCAGTGTGCGGCTGA
- a CDS encoding trypsin-like peptidase domain-containing protein: MLQRIISVLAAVVIALGLGLVVSGTAVAAATPLGGGSGIIISNETICTLTTIGRDNGGRLVGITAGHCGGPGSTVVPEDNEGAGVVGTFVKSNSELDYAIIEFDPAKVTPVRTVDSATITSIGQPASFPAIACKEGRTTGQTCGVVWGNLSADAQTWTQVCVDHGDSGAPVTVGTTLVAMVNAYLYVPCLGPELGTNMSSIIADINSDGGVGAGFQPI; the protein is encoded by the coding sequence ATGTTGCAGAGAATCATTTCCGTATTGGCGGCGGTCGTAATTGCACTGGGACTCGGGTTGGTGGTCAGTGGGACGGCCGTTGCCGCGGCAACACCCCTCGGTGGGGGCAGCGGCATCATCATCAGCAACGAGACGATATGTACGTTGACGACGATCGGGCGCGACAACGGCGGCCGGCTGGTGGGAATCACCGCAGGTCACTGCGGTGGACCTGGCTCGACGGTTGTTCCGGAGGACAACGAGGGAGCCGGGGTCGTGGGCACCTTCGTCAAGTCCAATTCAGAGCTCGACTACGCGATCATCGAGTTCGATCCGGCAAAAGTAACGCCTGTTCGGACCGTTGACAGTGCAACCATCACGTCGATCGGACAGCCAGCGAGCTTCCCGGCCATCGCCTGCAAAGAAGGCCGGACAACGGGGCAGACGTGCGGCGTCGTGTGGGGAAATCTGAGCGCCGACGCTCAGACCTGGACTCAGGTGTGTGTTGACCACGGCGATTCCGGAGCCCCCGTCACCGTCGGAACCACATTGGTGGCGATGGTGAACGCCTACCTGTACGTGCCGTGCCTGGGGCCGGAACTCGGCACCAACATGTCCTCGATCATCGCGGATATCAATTCCGATGGAGGCGTCGGTGCCGGGTTCCAGCCGATCTAG
- a CDS encoding DUF6319 family protein, which yields MPPRRRSGATASTPDHLTAENLAALATAIAEGKRATVYLREATPSLGIDAGTSAKVVSVDGNTVLIRPKGVNDELPFEAEELRINRVASTPPKPAPRPKPVVESEPLMEPLVETRPKPRTTPAPAPAPVTAPAATPAPRPAVKRAKKLPPGVSVTIHAGADNDWSVTVTLGAKRPGKAVPVAPDAVERAIRELGEPTAIEAVESIIVEARDAAAARVDELSRQLEEARKMLEALGTNE from the coding sequence ATGCCACCCCGTAGACGTTCCGGCGCTACCGCATCAACGCCGGATCACCTCACTGCGGAAAACTTGGCAGCTCTCGCCACGGCAATCGCCGAAGGCAAACGCGCCACCGTATACCTACGCGAGGCAACCCCCAGCCTCGGCATCGACGCAGGAACGTCCGCGAAGGTGGTGTCGGTGGACGGGAACACCGTGCTGATCCGCCCCAAGGGCGTCAATGACGAATTGCCTTTCGAGGCAGAGGAATTGCGCATCAATCGCGTGGCGTCGACGCCCCCCAAACCGGCGCCCCGCCCTAAACCAGTTGTGGAGTCCGAACCGCTCATGGAACCACTCGTCGAAACTCGGCCGAAGCCCCGAACCACACCGGCCCCGGCACCCGCTCCGGTCACTGCGCCCGCTGCAACTCCCGCGCCTCGTCCGGCGGTCAAGCGTGCCAAGAAACTGCCGCCGGGAGTCAGTGTCACCATCCATGCCGGCGCCGACAACGACTGGAGTGTCACCGTCACGTTGGGCGCCAAGCGGCCGGGCAAAGCGGTTCCCGTGGCACCGGACGCAGTTGAGCGTGCCATCCGCGAACTGGGTGAGCCGACGGCCATCGAGGCCGTTGAATCGATCATCGTGGAGGCCCGCGACGCCGCAGCCGCCAGGGTGGACGAGCTCAGCCGTCAACTCGAAGAAGCCCGCAAGATGCTCGAGGCGCTGGGAACCAACGAGTAA